A region of the Vigna unguiculata cultivar IT97K-499-35 chromosome 9, ASM411807v1, whole genome shotgun sequence genome:
atttaaaacttatcaaattatgtttttaagataaaatattttctttttctttcaagatagaacaagttattcttttaaagatgtaaaaagttaaaagatataactagaacataaaattcaatcaatgtaatGCAATAACGTCAACTAATAaacatagaaaaattaaattaaatgatacatccaatttggtattttttattttattttatgaataagttttatatattatgattaccacaaccattattataataatattttattcaataatattttcttaatgatcaataaaattacaaattatttttaagtaataaaaaataaaaatttaaatgaaatgatacaccacttttgttcttctttttaaacaattgaaaataatgtgttataatctaacttaccacaattgaagtacaactaggttaaaaaattattgacgtagcctaataatgaacaaatcaaatatagcattttaaaaactaatatatacgcTTAACCACCTCTAGAGTGGTtgcttttaaataattggttagtcataagtaattaggacttttttgtagtacaatatttcaattagaaaacttaaaatgttatcaaatttcataaaaaataataatcttttctatttctaatttaaaatgattttttaaatatgtatttatggttgaatatttctcaatgtttctatataattatattttttattttttggacaatgataatattactaatacttcattatcttatttttattatattatatttcaattatgaaactaaaaaattttatcaaaacaattaaaaaagatactttttttttattttgaatttaaaatactttgaaaatgcttctgtattttttaattttttctcattttttaatataattctattataagatttttaaattttctctttttttaatatttctcccttgagatttttagaaaacttgatattattaatattttttcttatcttctttctatatcacaagaattcaattaaaacaattaaaatttttatgcaataaaataaaaaaaagtaacttttttatttttattttttagcttaaaatatttatctatttttaaatatttctcatttttgaaatattattatactataagctttttagttaattctatttttttaaattttagaaaatgatactttagtaatattttattaactttttttttctatagcacaagatttcaattaaaaatcatttaaaacttatcaaattatgtttttaagataaaagattttctttttctttcaagatataacaagttattcttttaaagatgtaaaaagataaaagatataactagaacataaaattaaatcaatgtaatgcaataacgtcaagtaataaacattgaaaaattaaattaaatgatacatccaatttggtattttttattttattttatgaataagttttatatattatgattaccacaatcattattataataatattttattctataatattttcttaattatgaataaaattacaaattattttcaagtaataaaaaataaaaatttaaatgaaatgatatgTGAGCCCCCTTTTTCCAGCTTATAATTTGTTGGGCCTGGTCTTGTTGTAGGCCCAAGGCTAGCCTAGAAAGGGACCCCCAATACCCCCTTCCACCTACTCACTATTCCACTTGTCTCCTTTTTCAGAAGTTGTCTCCCTCTCTCAAACACCCAAGACTCCAGataaagctctgctagggcccATAGATTGTTTCATCTTCGAGCTAGATATAGTGGTTTTGTCTCCAAGTAAGTTACTCCTCATGTCTGCCATAGCCTTTCTTTCCCTTTCTAGTTGGGCGCTTTAGTTGCGTTAGAGTTCATCCTCTTATACTCGTTTTGGGTCCTAGGGTTTCTATTTCAGCTCAATATCTTAGCTGGTGGAGCTGTTGTGCCTGGGTTACATTCTCTGAGTTACTGCTCCCTTCTCTTGTGcctaaaaaggtaagggaagctaggttttTAGGTTCTAAAGCGATTTTTGTATGTTTGAGGGTTGTTCTGTGTTTTGGGTTCTTGAATGGTATATTAATCATGTGTAGATGGTTGGCTGATAGTCTGGATGTTACTTTGTGTGGTTTTTCTGCCTTGCATGCGTGGAACAGTGGGGGAGAAGTgacattctcgcccaagcgagctcgtctcgcctaggcgagaatatcaAAGGCTCGCCTAAGGTTCTGCCTCGAGTGCTCGCCCAGGTGGCCCATTTGCGTTTTCAGCGACACCccgtctcgctcaagcgagatggactcgcttaagcgagagctcgTGAAATCTCACAAGGGCCACTGTTgtagtctcgcctaagtgagagccTGTAGCTTAAGCGAGGCAACTTCCCTCGCTTGAGTGAGGGCTCCTAGCATGAGCAAGGCTGGTGCTGAATTGTGTTCTAACATTGTTCCCTTGTATGCTTGGGTGATTTATTGCATGATTGGCTTAAGTTGCCTCTTTAAACCATGAAGTATATATATAGGTATGGTTGTTTGATTCATATGAACTGAAATTGTTATGTTGGCATGAGTAGCACATGGATTTTGGGTTGTATGGTTGAGACCTTgcatgagaattggatgttTGAGATAAAGGTGGTGTATAaggcatgaaacatgaatttggtgtgagataggcgtaattccatgagtctcgtggggagctctcatggtggcgtgtagtgtatatatattaggataaggattcaagtaaggaccgCATCTTGAAACTCTAATGGGTCAGTAAGTCTCAGGTAGAGCAAACTGatccaagtggtgagagtggcgggaggccctagtctttggcaggataatggccttagatgcttgaaggctaaccttgtgtgtggtagggtgaaacccattggcaatggctctgcagagcagtataggccaccacaagtgcaagcatccagtgaatccgatccaagtatatttatccggataattgagtcatagtgtcctgcttgtttgctataacatgattCTCTATGCCTACTGTGTTGCATGCTTGGACTGTTTAAGCAGTTGTCTGTTAtactatgataaatttaaattacactagcttaccctttcattttTATGTATGTTCTTGTCCTATTTtgtcttttgcgatgatcacattattgtgggagcagatgggaatAATGCGGGAGATAGGCTTGATGGTTGCAGCGGCGTGATCTAGTGGGAGTTTTGTATGTGACTCTCTGGAGTGGTTTTGTGGCCTTAGTGCCTATTGTAATTCCTTGCCCTAGGAGTATATCTTTGGCAAAACTGTTAAACTTTTGGATCCTGTTATGTCCATGGCATTGTAGTGTGCCTAAGTCTCCTTTAAAAGTACTCTCTTGGATGATTGTAATAGTGGATTTTCTTATGTGCACTGTTCATCGGATTGCTCTTGCATTTCTATAATTATGCGATGTTTTTATTTAGTAGATTTgatctatttaaatgggatgtcacatttttatggtatcagagccttcgtTCCTTAGTTTCTGTGGGCTATGTGTTTGCTTAGCTTTCGTTGTGCCTTTCTTGTCGTGTTTAGATGAGTTTCTAGTCTAACCAAGTTTCTAATGGTTCATTCTGTGTGTCTAGTGGTATGGCACCCCCTCGTATAGCTCCTCATGCACCCCCACAGGGCGACAAGCAAGACCTTGCTAGGGCAATCGAGGCTATGATTGTAGCCTTGACGCAACAGAGCAACGCTATGTTGCAACAACATTAGGCGCCTATGAAACGCCAAGAGGAGGCTACGAGGCAGGCTTCTGAGGCTGCGAGGTAGGCTTCTGAGGCTACAGATGAAGGCTGCGAGGCAGGCTTCTAAGGCTGCCCAGAGGTAGCACATGGATGCTCTCTGCTAGTTAGGGGAGAATGCAACTGGTGCTCCGATGTATGGTCCTCGTCCCCAACCTCCACCCCTTGAATATAGTTTGGAAGATTTCTTGAAGCACCAACCtgccaagtttgatggcaagGCGAGACCTGACCATGCAAACCAGTGGATGAAGGATATGGAGCACATCTTTGATGCCAAGAGATGCCCCAATGAGAGTAGGCTTGCTTTCACTATCTACATGCTCACATGAGAGGTTGAGCATTGGTGGGCCAGCATGAGGCTGGTTATGGAAGAAAGGCATGAGGAGATCACATAGGAGGCCTTCTAGAGGAGGTTTCTTTCAGAATACTTCCCAAACAGCGTGAGATACGcaaaggaggtggagttcctccagctGACACAGGGGGACAAGTCAGTGGGCGAGTACGCCGAGAGGTTCAAGCATCTGGGGCGTTTCTACACCATGccgctcgatgaggagtggcgttgcagaaagtttgagaatggtcttAGAGGAGACATTCACTTGATGGTAGCCCCACtttccatcaaggactttgcggcCTTGGTGGAAAAAGCCAGAGTCATGGAGCGAATGAAGGTAGAGGTAGAAGCCCAGCAACAGCCACAACAGAGGGTTAGCAGATCATCTAGGTCCAGGCTGAGAgttgaagagaagaagaagtcGTATGCTAGGCCTCGTCCACAGCCTCAGGGTCTATAGGCTTTTCTTCCCCGTCCAACAGGATCCAGTGCCATCATTACGGAGGACCACATGTGAAGAGTTTTTGCCCGCAGCTATCTGGGTTCCGCAGGTTCAACCATTGTGGTAGGGAGGGCCACTTTGGCAGAGACTGTCCGACCTTGAGGAGGACCGTGGCACGACCTTCATCACAGACTCCGAGTCAAACTCAGCAGAGGAGGGGAGGCAGCAGGCCTCAGGCAGCAAGCAGGGTCTATGCGATGACGGGGTCAGAGGTAGTGGGTTCAGGTAACCTCGTCGTTTGTTGTTGTGTGATTTATGGCAAGTCTTGTTGCGTGCTTTTTGATTCTGGAGaaacacactcttttgtgttgGAGTCTTGTGTGCGGGAGTTGGGTCTGTCGGTGTGTGAACTACAGTTTGATCTCATGGTATCTACTCAGGCATCTGGGTTGGTTAGGACTTCTGCAGTGTGTGCTaggtgtcaacacccaatttcgtctgggtaaatgcatttgtttggtaaaaaaaaatataataataaaaataatatataatttaataataataataaataataaaataaaataaaaatatgttttgattgatgataggttttttaaactttaattttaccatgggaaaaaaacaaaaaaaaaacaaaaaaaagaaagaaaaaaacaaaaaaaaaaaaacaagagaaggagaatctaatttattataacaCTCTTTTCATAAGTCCAAATGTTTTACATATATTTACCCCCATTTGTTTGCTATATACACTCTTCACATGACATGTCCGAAAAGAACGTTTATTCATTTCTGATTTTAGAGAAGCgtataatattaggagcaattatttttataataatttgaataaatatcttgcatttacacttatgtgtctctttGTGTTGTCAGACTgggaatgttttattttaattagaagcaaatatt
Encoded here:
- the LOC114163556 gene encoding uncharacterized protein LOC114163556, coding for MYGPRPQPPPLEYSLEDFLKHQPAKFDGKARPDHANQWMKDMEHIFDAKRCPNEKYFPNSVRYAKEVEFLQLTQGDKSVGEYAERFKHLGRFYTMPLDEEWRCRKFENGLRGDIHLMVAPLSIKDFAALVEKARVMERMKVEVEAQQQPQQRVSRSSRSRLRVEEKKKSIQCHHYGGPHVKSFCPQLSGFRRFNHCGREGHFGRDCPTLRRTVARPSSQTPSQTQQRRGGSRPQAASRVYAMTGSEVVGSGNLVVCCCVIYGKSCCVLFDSGETHSFVLESCVRELGLSVCELQFDLMVSTQASGLVRTSATGNVLF